In Balaenoptera acutorostrata chromosome 19, mBalAcu1.1, whole genome shotgun sequence, the following proteins share a genomic window:
- the DBNDD1 gene encoding dysbindin domain-containing protein 1, with the protein MEPPEGASPGGVVKEVEVPRAALGTPVPGTGTGSHSPVAEEEVGVPVPAPGLLQVTERRQPLSSVSSLEVHFDLLDLTELTDMSDQELAEVFADSDDENLASDSPAGLHPLPRAGCLRSPSWTRTRAEQNREKQPFGDPERQPAVVDTFLTVERPKED; encoded by the exons GGGTAGTTAAGGAGGTCGAGGTGCCAAGGGCTGCCCTGGGCACCCCCGTTCCTGGGACGGGGACTGGCAGCCACTCACCTGTGGCCGAGGAGGAGGTGGGCGTCCCAGTACCGGCACCAGGTCTCCTGCAGGTCACGGAGAGGCGGC AGCCCCTGAGCAGCGTCTCCTCCCTGGAGGTGCACTTTGACCTCCTGGACCTCACCGAGTTGACCGACATGTCCGACCAGGAGCTGGCCGAGGTCTTTGCCGACTCAGATGACGAGAACCTGGCCAGCGACTCGCCCGCAG GCCTACACCCGCTGCCCAGGGCCGGCTGTCTGCGCTCCCCCTCCTGGACACGCACCAGGGCCGAGCAGAACCGTGAGAAGCAGCCCTTCGGCGACCCTGAGCGGCAGCCTGCCGTTGTGGACACCTTTCTCACCGTGGAGAGGCCCAAGGAGGACTAG